From Solidesulfovibrio sp., a single genomic window includes:
- a CDS encoding GNAT family N-acetyltransferase yields MDVADLTEAQLPALAGLMESLSGLASDRDRLAVAHGRMAASPDYHLLGATVGGVLAGAALGIVCLDVVGPCRPFLVVENVFVAGRYRRRGVGRGLLTELERRARQRDCLYLMLVSGPGREEARAFYAALGYGESRGFKKRL; encoded by the coding sequence ATGGACGTGGCGGACCTGACCGAAGCGCAACTTCCGGCCCTGGCCGGGCTCATGGAATCCCTGTCCGGCCTGGCTTCGGATCGGGACCGCCTGGCGGTCGCCCATGGCCGCATGGCCGCAAGCCCCGACTACCATCTGCTCGGCGCCACCGTGGGCGGCGTGCTGGCCGGCGCGGCCCTGGGCATCGTCTGCCTGGACGTGGTCGGCCCGTGCCGGCCGTTTCTGGTCGTGGAGAACGTGTTCGTGGCCGGGCGCTACCGGCGTCGCGGCGTGGGGCGCGGGCTTCTGACGGAGCTCGAACGCCGGGCCCGGCAGCGGGACTGCCTGTACCTGATGCTCGTCTCCGGCCCCGGCCGGGAGGAGGCCCGGGCGTTTTACGCCGCCCTGGGCTATGGCGAATCCCGGGGATTCAAGAAGCGGCTGTAG
- a CDS encoding D-alanyl-D-alanine carboxypeptidase family protein, giving the protein MPKTFRALCLAVLAVAALVFAPMAGDGLALAKKSEPVAKSASKAQSATHKKTAKKATAVAAAPKKPRKGKKAAPAPAPAEENEEGDIGVCAVPTLTVKSAMLWNMTTGELLYEQNPDVQIPPASLTKVLTLYIVFDAIRQGKLRPWDVVDVSERAATQGGSNMRLRRGEAVKVTELIKGIAVASANDACMAMADYLENGNVDAFVALMNDTAKRLGMSNSAFMNPNGLPADGQLTTARDMLRLAAAYMEQFPKALTIHSMQFFTHNNRQRHNANSLLGRYEGVDGLKTGFVCASGYNIIATAKRGDTRLVAVVLGSRNPRVRERETVKLLDKGFKIVAAQKAGQKPPVLASTPEAPAAQTRQ; this is encoded by the coding sequence ATGCCAAAAACCTTCCGCGCCTTGTGCCTGGCCGTCCTGGCCGTGGCGGCCCTGGTGTTCGCACCCATGGCCGGCGACGGCTTGGCCCTGGCCAAGAAATCCGAGCCGGTCGCCAAATCCGCCTCCAAAGCCCAGTCCGCGACACACAAGAAAACGGCGAAAAAGGCAACCGCCGTGGCCGCCGCGCCCAAAAAGCCCCGCAAGGGCAAAAAGGCCGCCCCCGCCCCCGCCCCCGCCGAGGAAAACGAGGAAGGCGACATCGGCGTCTGCGCCGTGCCGACGCTGACCGTCAAATCGGCCATGCTCTGGAACATGACCACCGGCGAACTGCTCTACGAGCAGAACCCCGATGTCCAGATCCCGCCGGCCTCCCTGACCAAGGTCCTGACCCTCTACATCGTCTTCGACGCCATCCGCCAGGGCAAGTTGCGCCCCTGGGACGTGGTGGACGTCTCCGAGCGGGCCGCGACCCAAGGCGGGTCCAACATGCGGCTTCGCCGGGGCGAGGCGGTCAAGGTCACGGAACTGATCAAGGGCATCGCCGTGGCCTCGGCCAACGACGCCTGCATGGCCATGGCCGACTACCTGGAAAACGGCAATGTCGACGCCTTCGTGGCCCTGATGAACGACACGGCCAAGCGCCTGGGCATGTCCAATTCGGCCTTCATGAACCCCAACGGCCTGCCGGCCGACGGCCAGCTCACCACGGCCCGGGACATGCTGCGCCTGGCCGCCGCCTACATGGAGCAGTTCCCCAAGGCGCTCACCATCCACTCCATGCAGTTTTTCACCCACAACAACCGCCAGCGCCACAACGCCAACTCCCTGCTTGGCCGCTACGAAGGCGTGGACGGGCTCAAGACCGGGTTTGTCTGCGCCTCGGGCTACAACATCATCGCCACGGCCAAGCGCGGCGACACGCGGCTCGTCGCCGTGGTCCTGGGCTCGCGCAACCCCCGGGTGCGCGAGCGCGAAACGGTCAAGCTCCTGGACAAGGGCTTCAAGATCGTGGCCGCGCAAAAGGCCGGCCAGAAGCCGCCGGTCCTGGCCAGCACCCCCGAGGCCCCGGCCGCCCAGACCCGCCAGTAG
- a CDS encoding cytochrome c biogenesis protein CcdA, with protein sequence MAIVAPFPFPFAGPPSGPTLFAARRRACKMRSRLLLAAALVWLLTALPAWAQPAAGTAGDIEPASLETALFRLPAGDPSGRVLAVLTLVSAPGWHAYAVGPAESGQSAQALLTAGDAPAVALFPPGTPTPDMLEPKKTVLVYEGKTPVFVPVTDAMLAVPALTGRLKVFSCSATSCWPSSLEVNIALAGSVDPASLPPAENAPWWPLFSALRSAALAMPAAVCPEPAHPLASRHDPKTPRGEEAAPAAAAPAEAADILEGLSPRSFTPALEVSGLVKAASLAFLAGLVLNFMPCVLPVVSLKLSGLLAISGEEGKAERRRILREHNLFFALGIVVYFLVLSLLLGGLGLAWGEMFQSPALAIVVTVVLFLLSLSLFGVFHLPVVDLKISSGGRGHTRRGAFLTGALTTLLATPCSGPFLGGVLAWTLLQPLPVIMTVFTAIGLGMAAPYGLLAAWPRLVRLMPRPGAWMQGLEKAMAFILAATCLYFLALLPPQRLLPALVALWAAGVGAYLFGHGAHLAHSLARRAGMTLGALAIAAGGLAFALTYAPQAEADWIAYTPEAFARHVGKDNLVVDFTADWCPTCKLLERTVLTPARVAQWAARGRAVFMRVDLTRQTPPAMALLRALGSQSIPVVGFFPAGGAAKAPLVLRDLFTAGQFEQALSEAFAPAASPDAPPSANP encoded by the coding sequence ATGGCCATCGTAGCCCCCTTCCCCTTCCCCTTCGCCGGGCCGCCGTCCGGGCCGACACTTTTTGCCGCCCGCCGCCGGGCTTGCAAGATGCGCTCCCGGCTGTTGCTGGCCGCGGCCCTGGTCTGGCTGCTCACGGCCCTGCCCGCCTGGGCGCAACCGGCCGCCGGCACGGCCGGCGACATCGAGCCGGCCAGCCTCGAAACCGCGCTGTTCCGCCTGCCGGCGGGCGACCCCTCGGGCCGCGTCCTGGCGGTCCTGACGCTGGTCTCGGCGCCGGGCTGGCATGCCTACGCCGTGGGGCCGGCCGAATCGGGCCAGTCCGCCCAGGCCCTGCTCACCGCCGGCGACGCCCCGGCCGTGGCCCTTTTCCCGCCGGGCACCCCCACGCCGGACATGCTCGAGCCGAAAAAAACCGTGCTCGTCTACGAGGGCAAGACCCCGGTGTTCGTGCCCGTAACCGACGCCATGCTCGCCGTCCCGGCGCTCACCGGCCGGTTGAAGGTATTTTCCTGTTCGGCCACGAGTTGCTGGCCGTCGAGCCTCGAAGTCAACATCGCCCTGGCCGGCAGCGTGGACCCGGCCAGCCTGCCGCCGGCGGAAAACGCGCCCTGGTGGCCGCTTTTCTCGGCCCTGCGCAGCGCCGCCCTGGCCATGCCGGCGGCGGTGTGCCCCGAACCGGCCCATCCGCTGGCCTCCCGCCACGACCCGAAAACGCCCCGCGGGGAAGAGGCCGCCCCGGCCGCCGCTGCCCCGGCCGAAGCGGCGGACATCCTCGAGGGGCTTTCCCCGCGCTCCTTCACCCCGGCCCTGGAGGTTTCGGGGCTGGTCAAGGCCGCCTCCCTGGCCTTTCTGGCCGGGCTGGTCCTCAACTTCATGCCCTGCGTGCTGCCCGTGGTCAGCCTCAAGCTTTCCGGGCTGTTGGCCATCAGCGGCGAGGAGGGCAAGGCCGAGCGCCGGCGCATCCTTCGCGAGCACAACCTCTTTTTCGCCCTGGGCATCGTCGTCTATTTCCTGGTGCTGAGCCTGCTGCTCGGCGGGCTCGGCCTGGCCTGGGGCGAGATGTTCCAGTCGCCGGCCCTGGCCATCGTGGTCACGGTGGTGCTGTTCCTGTTGTCCTTGAGCCTGTTCGGGGTGTTCCACCTGCCGGTGGTGGACCTCAAGATCTCTTCGGGCGGCCGGGGACACACCCGGCGCGGCGCCTTTTTGACCGGCGCCTTGACCACGCTGCTGGCCACGCCGTGCAGCGGCCCCTTTCTCGGCGGCGTCCTGGCCTGGACGCTGCTCCAGCCCCTGCCCGTGATCATGACGGTCTTCACCGCCATCGGCCTGGGCATGGCCGCGCCCTACGGCCTGCTTGCCGCCTGGCCCAGGCTCGTGCGGCTCATGCCTCGGCCCGGGGCCTGGATGCAGGGGCTGGAAAAGGCCATGGCCTTCATCCTGGCGGCCACCTGCCTCTACTTCCTGGCCCTTTTGCCGCCCCAGCGCCTGTTGCCGGCCCTTGTCGCCCTGTGGGCCGCCGGGGTGGGCGCCTACCTTTTCGGCCACGGCGCCCATCTGGCCCACAGCCTGGCCCGCCGGGCCGGCATGACCCTGGGCGCCCTGGCCATCGCCGCCGGCGGCCTGGCCTTCGCCCTGACCTACGCGCCCCAGGCCGAGGCCGACTGGATCGCCTACACGCCCGAGGCCTTCGCCCGCCATGTCGGCAAGGACAACCTGGTGGTGGATTTCACGGCCGATTGGTGCCCGACCTGCAAGCTGCTGGAGCGCACGGTGCTCACCCCGGCCCGGGTGGCCCAGTGGGCGGCGCGGGGCAGGGCCGTGTTCATGCGCGTGGACCTCACCCGGCAAACGCCCCCGGCCATGGCGCTGCTGCGGGCCCTGGGCAGCCAGTCCATCCCGGTGGTGGGCTTTTTCCCGGCCGGCGGGGCGGCCAAGGCCCCCCTCGTGCTGCGCGACCTGTTCACGGCCGGCCAGTTCGAGCAGGCCCTTTCCGAGGCCTTCGCCCCGGCCGCTTCGCCGGACGCGCCGCCGTCCGCGAACCCGTGA
- a CDS encoding helix-turn-helix transcriptional regulator — MEFIDCPCTGKSLIRLVRPAVLTVLAGEPLHGYEVLRRIAPLRLFRGHPPDAAGVYRALRDMEAEGLLHGNWDLPEQGPAKRRFALTARGLACLAKWEDTLSEHRAALEELLTAARGALAPAGDREAS, encoded by the coding sequence ATGGAATTCATCGACTGTCCCTGCACCGGCAAGTCCCTGATCCGCCTCGTGCGCCCGGCCGTGCTCACGGTTCTGGCCGGCGAGCCGCTCCACGGCTACGAAGTGCTGCGGCGCATCGCGCCCCTGCGCCTGTTTCGCGGCCATCCCCCGGATGCCGCCGGGGTATACCGGGCGCTACGCGACATGGAGGCCGAGGGCCTGCTGCACGGGAACTGGGACCTGCCCGAACAGGGCCCGGCCAAGCGCCGTTTCGCCCTGACGGCACGCGGGCTGGCCTGCCTGGCCAAATGGGAGGACACGTTGTCCGAGCACCGTGCCGCCCTGGAAGAACTGCTGACGGCGGCCCGGGGCGCCCTGGCCCCGGCCGGGGACCGGGAAGCATCGTGA
- a CDS encoding ATP-binding protein: MTDHFDFPDIQDRLQKLEEAFADHNAYQFKKLMAELRRATKMRANAAALAREELLDCRKESERTRKQCLDLQTKLKTVVDRFEGSFTAFEKFRKAIRVVELMRGHEDLPAILDRIQDLFGLRAVSLLLDAGEFAPFSPPGARLVPLADMRRALAELSPEAAKGKPCMCAIRAVPDPEFFFGPGFCAERKVLLLGSCFISPLRDKFGPQRLIGILSFFDANPDRYTSEKGSEFASHFADILGYTIVDITDRKKAERLREDVERMTRHDLKSPLTAVLTLPQLLRRDGNLTERQSDMLSLMQHAGYRMLNMINQSLDLYRMERGVYELTPAKVDLLPILDNIAGELHGMLEASRLTLSVVVRGRPRAPEDAFEVRGEEMLLYTMLSNLVKNALEASPEGARVTVTLTDGRALDVAIANAGAVPEKIRGHFFEKYATAGKKDGTGLGAYGAKLIAETHGAAIAMTTSEAAGTTVTVSFPRPRLSRAAAPDTPPPASDAATG, translated from the coding sequence ATGACCGACCACTTCGATTTTCCGGACATCCAGGACCGCCTGCAAAAGCTCGAAGAGGCCTTTGCCGACCACAACGCCTACCAGTTTAAAAAGCTCATGGCCGAGCTGCGCCGGGCGACCAAGATGCGGGCCAATGCCGCCGCCCTGGCCCGGGAGGAGCTCCTCGACTGCCGCAAGGAGTCCGAGCGCACCCGCAAGCAGTGCCTGGACCTGCAAACCAAGCTCAAGACCGTGGTGGACCGCTTCGAGGGCAGCTTCACGGCTTTCGAGAAGTTCCGCAAGGCCATCCGCGTGGTGGAACTCATGCGCGGCCACGAGGACCTGCCGGCCATCCTCGACCGCATCCAGGACCTGTTCGGGCTGCGCGCCGTCAGCCTGCTGCTCGACGCCGGGGAATTCGCCCCCTTCAGCCCGCCCGGCGCCCGCCTCGTGCCGCTGGCCGACATGCGCCGCGCCCTGGCCGAGCTTTCCCCCGAGGCGGCCAAGGGCAAGCCCTGCATGTGCGCCATAAGGGCCGTGCCCGACCCGGAATTCTTCTTCGGCCCGGGCTTTTGCGCCGAGCGCAAGGTGCTGCTTTTGGGCTCGTGCTTCATCTCGCCGCTTCGCGACAAGTTCGGCCCCCAGCGCCTCATCGGCATCCTGAGCTTTTTCGACGCCAACCCCGACCGCTACACCAGCGAGAAAGGCTCGGAGTTCGCCTCCCATTTCGCCGATATCCTGGGCTACACCATCGTCGACATCACGGACCGCAAAAAAGCCGAGCGGTTGCGCGAGGACGTGGAGCGCATGACCCGCCACGACCTCAAATCGCCGCTGACCGCCGTGCTCACCCTGCCCCAGCTGCTGCGCCGCGACGGCAACCTGACCGAGCGCCAGTCCGACATGCTCAGCCTCATGCAGCACGCCGGCTACCGCATGCTCAACATGATCAACCAGTCCCTGGACCTCTACCGCATGGAGCGCGGCGTCTACGAGCTGACGCCGGCCAAGGTGGACCTGCTGCCCATCCTGGACAACATCGCCGGCGAGCTCCACGGCATGCTCGAGGCCAGCCGGCTGACGCTTTCGGTCGTGGTGCGGGGCCGGCCGCGCGCCCCCGAGGACGCCTTCGAGGTGCGCGGCGAGGAAATGCTGCTTTACACCATGCTGTCGAACCTGGTGAAAAACGCCCTGGAAGCCTCGCCCGAGGGGGCTCGGGTGACCGTGACCCTGACCGACGGCCGCGCCCTGGACGTGGCCATTGCCAACGCCGGGGCCGTGCCCGAGAAGATTCGCGGCCATTTCTTCGAAAAATACGCCACGGCCGGCAAAAAGGACGGCACCGGCCTGGGTGCCTACGGCGCCAAGCTCATCGCCGAGACGCATGGCGCGGCCATTGCCATGACCACTTCCGAGGCGGCCGGCACCACGGTCACGGTCTCCTTCCCCCGCCCCCGCCTGTCCCGGGCCGCCGCCCCGGACACGCCCCCGCCGGCCTCCGACGCCGCCACCGGCTGA
- a CDS encoding MIP family channel protein, translating to MTTQRDALGACLAEAAGTFLMVFFGTGTVFVAVTTGGLQGLWQVAVVWAVVIAVAIQATGAISGAHLNPAVTLAFCAWRGFSRRLVPAYLAAQLFGAFAASAVLFALYGGVLAGFEAREGLVRGQPGSERSAMVFGEYFPNPGLFPDAAAGRLAVGQVQAMAAEGLGTAVLAFCIFALTDRRNRARPRGALLPAAIGLTVAGLIAVLAPLTQAGFNPARDFGPRLFAWLAGWGTVAIPGPRGGFFTVYILAPILGGLAGAGLYERGLRRFMPLADNPQPARSLAMSPKRFILVGGFLAAGKTTAIAALARLLATKGRRPGLIANDQSEGLVDTARLAHLGLPLTAITGGCFCCRFEALTDAADRLVSEGGADVLLAEPVGSCTDVRATVAYPLRRLFGQAYDTAPLSVLVDPAACAAALGLGGSPAHSPDVVYIYLKQLEEADILVINKIDLITPQQRETLTAALAARFPEARVLAVSCATGEGLEKWLEALDAVRPGTQAAMDVDYDRYATGEALLGWYNATADLGDCRGDAGQTVTRLAADLRDALAGRDIPVAHLKLSVNDAAGRATAAVSVAASGGPVETTCNGGEAAGRELVINLRAEADPAILAETVEATVRGTLPGNGPLAARAFRPGRPTPTHRLEKP from the coding sequence GTGACCACCCAGCGCGACGCCCTGGGCGCCTGCCTGGCCGAGGCGGCCGGCACGTTCCTCATGGTCTTTTTCGGCACGGGCACGGTGTTCGTGGCCGTGACCACGGGCGGGCTCCAGGGCTTGTGGCAGGTGGCCGTGGTCTGGGCCGTGGTCATCGCCGTGGCCATCCAGGCCACCGGAGCCATCAGCGGCGCCCACCTCAATCCCGCCGTGACCCTGGCCTTTTGCGCCTGGCGCGGTTTTTCCCGGCGGCTGGTCCCGGCCTACCTGGCCGCCCAGCTTTTCGGGGCCTTCGCCGCCTCGGCCGTGCTTTTCGCCCTCTACGGCGGCGTGCTCGCCGGCTTCGAGGCGCGCGAAGGCCTCGTGCGGGGCCAGCCCGGCAGCGAACGCAGCGCCATGGTCTTCGGCGAGTATTTCCCCAACCCGGGCCTTTTCCCCGATGCGGCCGCCGGCCGCCTGGCCGTGGGCCAGGTCCAGGCCATGGCCGCCGAAGGGCTCGGCACGGCCGTTCTGGCCTTTTGCATCTTCGCCCTGACCGACCGGCGCAACAGGGCCAGGCCGCGCGGGGCGCTGCTGCCGGCGGCCATCGGGCTGACCGTGGCCGGGCTCATCGCCGTCCTCGCCCCCCTGACCCAGGCCGGCTTCAACCCGGCCCGGGATTTTGGGCCGAGGCTCTTCGCCTGGCTGGCCGGCTGGGGCACGGTGGCCATTCCCGGGCCGCGCGGCGGCTTTTTCACGGTCTACATCCTGGCCCCCATCCTCGGCGGCCTGGCCGGCGCGGGCCTCTACGAGCGGGGACTGCGACGGTTCATGCCCCTGGCCGACAACCCGCAACCCGCACGGAGCCTTGCCATGTCCCCCAAGCGGTTCATCCTCGTCGGCGGCTTCCTGGCCGCCGGCAAGACCACGGCCATCGCCGCCCTGGCCCGGCTGCTCGCCACCAAGGGCCGCCGCCCGGGCCTCATCGCCAACGACCAGAGCGAAGGCCTGGTGGACACGGCCCGCCTGGCCCACCTGGGCCTGCCGCTGACCGCCATCACCGGCGGCTGCTTCTGCTGCCGTTTCGAGGCCCTGACCGACGCCGCCGACCGGCTTGTCTCCGAGGGCGGGGCCGATGTGCTCCTGGCCGAGCCGGTGGGCTCGTGCACCGACGTGCGGGCGACCGTGGCCTATCCCCTGCGCCGGCTGTTCGGCCAGGCCTACGACACCGCCCCGCTTTCGGTGCTGGTCGATCCGGCGGCCTGCGCCGCCGCCCTGGGCCTTGGCGGCTCCCCGGCCCACTCCCCGGACGTGGTCTACATCTATTTGAAGCAATTGGAGGAAGCCGACATCCTGGTCATCAACAAGATCGACCTGATCACGCCCCAGCAACGCGAGACCCTGACCGCCGCCCTGGCCGCGCGATTCCCCGAGGCCCGGGTGCTGGCCGTTTCCTGCGCCACCGGCGAGGGGCTCGAAAAATGGCTTGAGGCATTGGACGCCGTCAGGCCGGGGACGCAAGCGGCCATGGACGTGGACTACGACCGCTACGCCACGGGCGAGGCGCTCCTTGGCTGGTACAACGCCACGGCGGACCTCGGGGATTGCCGCGGCGACGCCGGCCAGACCGTAACGCGCCTGGCCGCCGACCTCCGCGACGCCCTGGCCGGCCGGGACATTCCCGTGGCCCACCTCAAGCTGAGCGTCAATGACGCGGCAGGCCGGGCCACGGCAGCGGTGAGCGTGGCCGCAAGCGGCGGACCGGTGGAAACGACCTGCAACGGCGGCGAGGCGGCCGGCCGGGAACTGGTCATCAATCTGCGGGCCGAGGCCGATCCCGCCATCCTGGCCGAAACGGTGGAGGCGACAGTTCGGGGGACGCTGCCCGGCAACGGCCCCCTGGCCGCCCGGGCCTTCCGGCCGGGCCGGCCCACGCCGACGCATCGGCTGGAAAAACCGTAG